One genomic window of Pseudoxanthomonas sp. includes the following:
- the pstS gene encoding phosphate ABC transporter substrate-binding protein PstS, with amino-acid sequence MKLKSARVALLSLSVALAVAACNKPADQANTAAAPATGATAAAPAAQNPNAAQVSGAGASFIYPLVSKWSADYATGTGNQVNYQSIGSGGGIAQIKASTVDFGSSDKPLSSEELAQAGLGQFPSAIGGVVPVVNLEGIEAGKLRLTGELLANIFLGKVEKWNDPAIAAANPGVQLPDAKISLVHRSDGSGTSFNFTNYLSKVSPEWKTKVGEGTSVQWPGGVGGKGNEGVASYVKQIKNSIGYVELAYALQSAMPYTSMQNAAGQWVEPNSESFAAAAESADWASAKDFNLVITNAPGEKAWPITATNFMLMHKQPADAKRSAETLAFFKWAFENGQKQAEELHYVPLPAPLVTQIEAYWAAEFK; translated from the coding sequence ATGAAGCTCAAGTCGGCCCGCGTGGCCCTGCTGTCCCTGTCCGTCGCCCTGGCCGTTGCCGCGTGCAACAAGCCCGCCGACCAGGCCAACACGGCCGCTGCGCCCGCGACCGGCGCCACTGCTGCCGCGCCGGCCGCGCAGAACCCCAACGCCGCGCAGGTCTCCGGCGCTGGCGCGTCCTTCATCTATCCGCTGGTGTCCAAGTGGTCGGCCGACTACGCCACCGGTACCGGCAACCAGGTCAATTACCAGTCGATCGGCTCCGGCGGCGGCATCGCCCAGATCAAGGCCAGCACGGTCGATTTCGGTTCGTCCGACAAGCCGCTGTCCTCCGAGGAACTGGCGCAGGCCGGCCTGGGCCAGTTCCCGTCGGCCATCGGCGGCGTGGTCCCGGTGGTCAACCTGGAAGGCATCGAAGCCGGCAAGCTGCGCCTGACCGGCGAACTGCTGGCCAACATCTTCCTGGGCAAGGTCGAGAAGTGGAATGACCCGGCCATCGCCGCGGCCAACCCGGGCGTGCAGCTGCCCGACGCCAAGATCAGCCTGGTCCACCGCTCCGACGGTTCGGGCACCAGCTTCAACTTCACCAACTACCTGTCCAAGGTCAGCCCGGAGTGGAAGACCAAAGTCGGCGAAGGCACCTCGGTCCAGTGGCCCGGTGGCGTGGGCGGCAAGGGCAATGAAGGCGTGGCTTCGTACGTGAAGCAGATCAAGAACTCGATCGGCTACGTCGAACTGGCCTACGCACTGCAGAGCGCGATGCCGTACACCTCGATGCAGAACGCCGCCGGCCAGTGGGTCGAGCCGAATTCGGAATCCTTCGCCGCCGCGGCCGAAAGCGCCGACTGGGCCAGCGCCAAGGATTTCAACCTGGTCATCACCAACGCGCCGGGCGAGAAGGCGTGGCCGATCACCGCCACCAACTTCATGCTGATGCACAAGCAGCCGGCCGATGCCAAGCGCAGCGCCGAGACGCTGGCATTCTTCAAGTGGGCCTTCGAGAACGGCCAGAAGCAGGCCGAAGAGCTGCATTACGTGCCGCTGCCGGCGCCGCTGGTGACCCAGATCGAAGCGTACTGGGCCGCTGAATTCAAGTGA
- the pstC gene encoding phosphate ABC transporter permease subunit PstC produces MNAATLPATASSTRDTRDARADRIFRWILVGTVAFVLVALASAALSMLWGGRHALLTQGFSFITSTEWNPVENKYGALAPIYGTLVTALIAMLIAVPVSFGIAFFLTEVAPRWLRGPIGTAIELLAGIPSIIYGMWGLFVLVPMMTEYVTPWLNDTLGELPVIGPVFQGPPLGIGILTAGFVLAIMVIPFISSVMREVFLTVPTRLKESAYALGSTKWEVSWDIVLPYTRSAVIGGIFLGLGRALGETMAVAFVVGNSVSLSVSLLMPGTTIAALIANDFGEATETYRSALLLLGFVLFAVTFVVLAVARYMLLQLSRKEGN; encoded by the coding sequence ATGAACGCAGCTACGCTCCCCGCCACCGCCAGCAGCACCCGCGATACGCGTGATGCGCGCGCCGATCGCATCTTCCGCTGGATCCTGGTCGGCACCGTCGCCTTCGTCCTGGTCGCGCTGGCCAGTGCCGCCCTGTCCATGCTCTGGGGCGGCCGACACGCGCTGCTCACCCAGGGCTTCAGTTTCATCACCTCCACCGAATGGAATCCGGTCGAGAACAAGTACGGCGCGCTGGCGCCGATCTACGGCACGCTGGTCACCGCCCTGATCGCCATGCTGATCGCCGTGCCGGTGAGCTTCGGCATCGCCTTCTTCCTGACCGAAGTGGCGCCGCGCTGGCTGCGCGGTCCGATCGGCACGGCCATCGAACTTCTGGCCGGTATCCCGTCGATCATCTACGGCATGTGGGGCCTGTTCGTGCTGGTCCCGATGATGACCGAGTACGTGACGCCCTGGCTCAACGACACCCTGGGCGAACTGCCGGTGATCGGGCCGGTGTTCCAGGGCCCGCCGCTGGGTATCGGCATCCTGACCGCGGGCTTCGTGCTCGCGATCATGGTGATCCCCTTCATTTCATCGGTGATGCGCGAAGTGTTCCTGACCGTGCCCACGCGCCTGAAGGAATCGGCCTACGCGCTGGGCTCGACCAAGTGGGAAGTGAGCTGGGACATCGTCCTGCCCTACACCCGCTCGGCCGTGATCGGCGGCATCTTCCTCGGCCTGGGCCGCGCGCTGGGCGAAACGATGGCGGTGGCCTTCGTGGTCGGCAACAGCGTGTCGCTGTCGGTGTCGCTGCTGATGCCGGGCACCACCATCGCCGCGCTGATCGCCAATGACTTCGGCGAGGCCACCGAAACCTACCGCTCCGCGCTGCTGCTGCTGGGCTTCGTGCTGTTCGCGGTGACCTTCGTGGTGCTGGCAGTGGCCCGCTACATGCTGCTGCAGCTCTCGCGCAAGGAGGGCAACTGA
- a CDS encoding M14 family metallopeptidase — translation MSLPALAAAASASAGLTTEGERSGFIRTGRYDELQPLIERFAQAYPQAVRLETFGVSPEGRPLLAMVVSRTGVLSADQARRKDVPVLLVQGGIHSGEIEGKDAGFIALREMLEGKVAPKVLDQVVIVFVPVYNVDGHERFRAWNRPNQNGPAQMGQRATAQNLNLNRDYIKVDAPETRAMLDLVNRWDPIVTLDIHATDGAKFQHDASIQMEPLHEGDAGLMQLGQKISDGLLGQLRKQGSTPLPFYPSLLKNDDPTSGFADNVYLPRFSTGYFQLRNRYSILLETHSWKTYAQRVEIARNTIIDLASMAARDGARWLQQAQAADQLASSGAPLTVPLDFKATETFRTIDFLGYAYTRTSSDVSGGLWTQYDDSKPQVWKVPLYDKVVPTVSADAPGAGYIVPAAYAAKVADLLDAHGVRYERLEAARPGAPVEVFHAATVELAAKTFESRQRATVTGQWAGESRDVAVGSLYVPIAQPKARLVVTLFEPLGPDSLLAWGMFNSSFQQQEYMEAYVAEAVAREQLRDPEMAKAFQARLASDAAFAASPAQRLAFFARRHASAEPALNLYPVYRIAR, via the coding sequence ATGTCCCTGCCGGCGCTGGCGGCTGCTGCATCGGCCAGCGCGGGATTGACCACCGAAGGCGAGCGCAGTGGATTCATCCGCACCGGCCGCTATGACGAACTCCAGCCGCTGATCGAACGCTTCGCCCAGGCCTATCCGCAAGCGGTACGGCTGGAAACTTTCGGCGTCTCGCCCGAAGGGCGTCCGCTGCTGGCCATGGTCGTGAGCCGCACCGGCGTGCTCAGCGCCGACCAGGCGCGTCGCAAGGATGTGCCGGTGCTGCTGGTGCAGGGCGGCATCCATTCCGGCGAGATCGAAGGCAAGGACGCCGGCTTCATTGCCCTGCGCGAGATGCTGGAAGGCAAGGTCGCGCCGAAGGTGCTGGACCAGGTGGTGATCGTGTTCGTGCCGGTCTACAACGTCGATGGCCACGAGCGTTTCCGCGCCTGGAACCGCCCCAACCAGAATGGCCCGGCGCAGATGGGCCAGCGTGCCACCGCGCAGAACCTCAACCTCAATCGCGACTACATCAAGGTCGATGCCCCCGAGACGCGGGCGATGCTGGACCTGGTCAACCGCTGGGACCCGATCGTCACCCTGGACATCCACGCCACCGACGGTGCCAAGTTCCAGCATGACGCTTCGATCCAGATGGAGCCGCTGCACGAAGGCGATGCCGGGCTGATGCAGCTCGGCCAGAAGATCAGTGATGGTCTGCTGGGCCAGCTGCGCAAGCAGGGCTCCACGCCGCTGCCGTTCTATCCCTCGCTGCTCAAGAACGACGATCCGACCTCGGGCTTTGCGGACAATGTGTACCTGCCGCGGTTTTCCACCGGCTATTTCCAGCTGCGCAACCGCTACAGCATCCTGCTGGAAACCCATTCCTGGAAGACCTACGCCCAGCGCGTGGAGATTGCCCGCAACACCATCATCGACCTGGCTTCGATGGCCGCGCGCGACGGCGCGCGCTGGCTGCAGCAGGCACAGGCCGCCGACCAGCTGGCCAGCAGTGGCGCGCCGCTGACCGTGCCGCTGGATTTCAAGGCGACGGAAACATTCCGCACGATCGATTTCCTTGGCTACGCCTACACCCGGACCTCGTCGGATGTGTCCGGCGGGCTGTGGACCCAGTACGACGACAGCAAGCCGCAGGTATGGAAGGTGCCGCTGTACGACAAGGTGGTGCCGACGGTGTCAGCCGACGCGCCGGGCGCTGGCTACATCGTGCCGGCGGCGTATGCGGCCAAGGTCGCGGACCTGCTGGATGCACATGGCGTGCGTTACGAACGGCTGGAGGCGGCGCGCCCGGGTGCGCCGGTGGAAGTGTTTCACGCGGCTACCGTCGAGCTGGCGGCCAAGACCTTCGAAAGCCGCCAGCGCGCCACCGTCACCGGGCAATGGGCCGGCGAATCGCGCGACGTGGCTGTTGGTTCGTTGTACGTGCCGATCGCCCAGCCCAAGGCGCGGCTGGTGGTGACGCTGTTCGAACCATTGGGGCCGGATTCGCTGCTGGCCTGGGGCATGTTCAACAGCAGTTTCCAGCAGCAGGAATACATGGAGGCTTATGTCGCCGAAGCCGTCGCGCGCGAGCAGCTGCGCGATCCGGAGATGGCAAAAGCCTTCCAGGCGCGCCTGGCCAGTGATGCGGCTTTCGCTGCAAGCCCGGCCCAGCGGCTGGCTTTTTTTGCCAGGCGCCATGCCTCGGCCGAGCCGGCACTGAACCTCTATCCGGTCTATCGCATCGCCCGATAA